The Sulfurimonas lithotrophica genome includes a region encoding these proteins:
- the ftsY gene encoding signal recognition particle-docking protein FtsY, with translation MLGFIKKSLSKTAEAIKTVAPKKKISFSKEEIEDILLEADVEYELIELILDQTYQEKITRDILRSKLLATLAYTTYKEPEYKAPFVELIVGVNGAGKTTTISKLAYRYKDEGKKVMLGAGDTFRAAAIEQLTQWANKLDIPIVASKQGHDSSAVAYDTIDSAKAKEYDNVIIDTAGRLHTQTNLANELKKINRICDKAHSGAPHRTVLIIDGTQGNSAIAQAKAFNEMIGVDGIIITKLDGTAKGGSVFSIAYALELPILYVGTGEQPENLTPFDKYEFVDGLLDAIFQEED, from the coding sequence ATGCTAGGATTTATAAAAAAATCCCTTAGCAAAACAGCTGAGGCTATAAAGACCGTAGCTCCAAAGAAAAAAATATCTTTTTCTAAAGAAGAAATAGAAGATATTTTACTTGAAGCCGATGTCGAATATGAGTTAATAGAACTTATACTTGACCAAACCTATCAAGAAAAAATTACCCGTGATATTTTACGTTCAAAACTTTTAGCTACACTTGCATATACTACATACAAAGAGCCTGAGTACAAAGCACCTTTTGTAGAGCTTATAGTCGGTGTAAACGGAGCAGGTAAGACTACTACTATTTCTAAACTGGCATATCGTTATAAAGATGAAGGTAAAAAAGTTATGCTCGGTGCAGGAGATACTTTCCGAGCAGCGGCAATAGAGCAACTTACTCAATGGGCTAATAAGCTTGACATTCCTATAGTCGCTTCAAAACAAGGACATGATTCATCTGCCGTTGCATATGACACTATCGATTCTGCAAAAGCTAAAGAATATGACAATGTTATCATAGATACCGCAGGTCGTCTTCACACCCAGACAAATTTGGCAAATGAACTTAAAAAAATAAATCGCATCTGTGACAAAGCCCATAGCGGAGCTCCACATAGAACGGTGCTTATAATAGACGGTACACAAGGTAACTCTGCAATAGCACAGGCAAAAGCATTTAACGAGATGATTGGAGTTGATGGCATCATAATCACTAAACTAGACGGTACTGCAAAAGGCGGTTCGGTATTTTCTATAGCTTATGCCTTAGAGCTTCCTATCCTTTATGTAGGAACAGGAGAACAGCCTGAAAACTTAACACCTTTTGATAAGTACGAATTTGTTGATGGCTTATTAGATGCAATATTTCAAGAAGAAGACTAA
- a CDS encoding EscU/YscU/HrcU family type III secretion system export apparatus switch protein, which translates to MKQKAAALRYDKAKENAPRVIAKGEGKVADNIIKVAELHNLPIKKDEDLIELLSKVELDKEVPEALYKVVAELFSFVYKVTRKS; encoded by the coding sequence ATGAAACAAAAAGCTGCGGCACTCAGATATGACAAAGCAAAAGAAAATGCACCTAGGGTTATAGCAAAAGGCGAGGGCAAGGTAGCCGATAATATTATAAAAGTAGCAGAGTTACATAACCTGCCGATTAAAAAAGATGAAGATTTAATAGAGTTGTTGTCTAAAGTAGAACTTGATAAAGAGGTTCCGGAAGCTTTATATAAAGTCGTAGCGGAACTTTTTAGTTTTGTATATAAAGTTACAAGAAAAAGTTAG
- a CDS encoding cation diffusion facilitator family transporter, with amino-acid sequence MRLEKKATVVSTSVAGLLVIMKMTVGILSGSIAVLASAIDSFLDLIVSLFNFFALNTAEAAPNEDFNFGKGKMEPLAAVIEGTVISLSALFILYEALQKIINPQEMLYMSESIVVMFISIIITLLLVMFLNYVANKTNNLVIKADALHYKTDIFSNAAVLVAIGLVALTDEQIIDAVIGLGIAIYMIYSAIPIIKEGLLMLLDAALPEEDVEKIQAAITKHNAVTDYHFLTTRESGSHIFISVHAVFNVTISLYDAHLVADKIENEWRNLFPDKKVHALVHMDPYDDSEINKEEGKY; translated from the coding sequence ATGAGACTAGAGAAAAAAGCGACGGTGGTATCCACATCCGTTGCAGGGTTATTAGTCATAATGAAAATGACTGTCGGAATTTTAAGCGGTTCAATCGCAGTTTTAGCTTCGGCAATAGATAGTTTTTTAGACCTTATAGTTTCATTATTTAATTTTTTCGCATTAAACACTGCTGAAGCTGCACCCAATGAAGATTTTAATTTTGGAAAAGGCAAAATGGAGCCGCTTGCGGCTGTAATAGAGGGTACGGTTATCTCATTATCTGCTTTATTTATTTTATACGAAGCTCTTCAAAAAATTATAAATCCACAAGAGATGCTTTATATGAGCGAATCAATTGTAGTTATGTTTATATCCATCATAATTACGCTTTTGCTTGTTATGTTTTTAAACTATGTTGCAAATAAAACTAATAATCTTGTAATTAAAGCTGATGCCCTTCATTATAAAACAGATATATTTTCAAACGCGGCCGTACTGGTTGCAATCGGTCTTGTAGCTTTAACAGACGAGCAGATTATAGATGCCGTTATCGGTTTAGGAATAGCAATCTATATGATATATTCCGCTATACCTATTATAAAAGAAGGTCTTTTGATGCTTTTAGATGCAGCACTTCCCGAAGAAGATGTGGAAAAAATTCAAGCTGCAATCACCAAACACAATGCAGTTACGGATTATCACTTTTTAACAACTAGAGAATCGGGTTCTCATATCTTCATATCTGTTCATGCCGTCTTTAACGTAACTATTTCACTTTATGATGCCCATCTCGTAGCAGATAAAATTGAGAATGAATGGAGAAATTTATTTCCCGATAAAAAGGTCCACGCTTTAGTTCACATGGACCCGTATGACGATTCTGAAATTAACAAAGAAGAAGGTAAATATTAA
- the rny gene encoding ribonuclease Y, giving the protein MLNEMLLGGATATISGVIGFFISKKINSANFEVYVQQAKAKAHVIENEAQNLLEKSHLKSKEIELEAKKQFESAKDRARADLQQREDAVVQKEQDFKRYKKDEQRRLQDESSVLKQRKIDLQRNEKSLDSLKKKYEDNIQKALHAIEHSAGMTQDEARDILLKKVEDRSRSKIAHIVRKYENEAKKDAKKKANYILAQATSRFAGEFANERLTNIVHLDNDELKGRIIGKEGRNIKSLETLLGVDIIIDDTPNAIQVSSFNLYRRAIATKTIELLIEDGRIQPARIEEIFEKVSDEFEEAILNEGEELVADMDIGVMHPELMKLIGKLRYRASYGQNALAHTLEVAHLAGIMAAEMGGNIRLAKRAGLLHDIGKSMTHDVDGNHVDLGAEICKRYDEDDIVINAIYAHHGHEEMETIECACVCAADALSAARPGARREVLESFLKRVTEIEEIASTHTGVRQAYAINAGREVRVIVNATLINDDESILMAKEIAEEIEQKVQYPGEIKVNVIRESRAIVYAK; this is encoded by the coding sequence ATGTTAAATGAGATGCTACTAGGTGGTGCTACGGCTACCATTAGTGGAGTTATCGGATTTTTTATCTCAAAAAAAATTAATAGTGCTAATTTTGAAGTTTATGTTCAACAGGCAAAAGCAAAAGCTCATGTTATTGAAAATGAAGCGCAAAACCTTTTAGAAAAAAGTCATCTTAAATCTAAAGAGATTGAACTAGAAGCTAAAAAACAGTTTGAGAGCGCAAAAGATAGAGCCAGAGCTGATTTGCAACAAAGAGAAGATGCAGTTGTACAAAAAGAACAAGACTTTAAAAGATACAAAAAAGATGAACAAAGAAGACTCCAAGACGAATCTTCTGTATTAAAGCAAAGAAAAATTGATTTACAAAGAAATGAAAAATCTCTTGATTCACTAAAGAAAAAATATGAAGACAATATACAAAAAGCACTGCATGCGATAGAACACAGTGCCGGTATGACACAAGACGAGGCAAGGGATATTCTGCTTAAAAAAGTAGAAGACCGTTCACGTAGCAAGATTGCACATATTGTAAGAAAATATGAAAATGAAGCTAAAAAAGATGCCAAGAAAAAAGCAAACTATATTTTAGCTCAGGCTACAAGTCGCTTTGCAGGAGAGTTTGCCAATGAAAGACTAACAAATATCGTGCATCTTGACAATGACGAACTTAAAGGTCGAATCATAGGTAAAGAGGGTCGCAATATCAAGTCTTTAGAAACATTGCTTGGTGTGGATATCATAATTGACGATACTCCAAATGCTATACAGGTAAGCAGTTTTAACCTTTACAGACGTGCAATAGCAACAAAAACTATTGAACTTTTAATAGAGGACGGTCGTATCCAACCTGCTCGTATAGAGGAGATTTTTGAAAAAGTTAGCGATGAGTTTGAAGAGGCTATTTTAAACGAAGGTGAAGAGTTGGTAGCCGATATGGATATCGGAGTTATGCATCCCGAACTTATGAAGTTAATAGGTAAGCTGAGATATCGTGCTTCTTATGGACAAAATGCACTTGCTCATACTTTGGAAGTAGCTCATTTAGCAGGTATTATGGCAGCAGAAATGGGTGGAAATATACGTTTGGCAAAACGTGCAGGACTTTTACATGATATCGGTAAATCAATGACACATGATGTTGATGGTAATCATGTAGATTTGGGTGCTGAGATTTGTAAACGTTACGATGAAGACGATATTGTTATAAATGCCATTTATGCCCATCATGGACATGAAGAGATGGAAACAATCGAATGTGCCTGTGTGTGTGCAGCCGATGCACTCTCAGCCGCTCGTCCGGGAGCTCGTCGTGAAGTTTTAGAGAGCTTTCTAAAGCGTGTAACTGAGATAGAAGAGATAGCATCTACTCATACCGGAGTTAGACAGGCTTATGCTATCAATGCAGGTCGTGAAGTTAGGGTTATAGTAAATGCAACTCTTATAAATGATGATGAATCAATACTTATGGCCAAAGAGATAGCCGAAGAGATAGAACAAAAAGTTCAGTATCCGGGTGAGATAAAAGTAAACGTAATCCGTGAAAGCAGGGCTATAGTTTATGCTAAATAA
- a CDS encoding 5-formyltetrahydrofolate cyclo-ligase: protein MTLTKNSFRQICLKKMKKIPKNSSIYNKNIINNLLMKELKGLNKKNILIYYPLPIEADIRKTILYLRKKNNLFIPFMENESFKIVPFRLPLQKKKFGIYEAGNSFKKINNIDIAIVPVVGVDGNLQRIGFGRGMYDRFFSKLKKRPYTIFTQAKICFTKEYICDHYDVTGDMLLSTDARLIKK from the coding sequence ATGACTCTTACAAAAAACAGTTTTAGACAAATATGTCTAAAAAAGATGAAAAAGATTCCTAAAAATAGCTCTATTTACAATAAAAATATAATAAATAATCTTTTAATGAAAGAGTTAAAAGGTTTAAATAAAAAAAATATACTTATATATTATCCGCTTCCAATTGAGGCAGATATAAGAAAAACTATTTTGTACCTTAGGAAAAAAAACAATCTTTTTATCCCTTTTATGGAAAATGAAAGTTTTAAGATAGTACCATTTAGGTTACCGCTACAGAAAAAGAAATTTGGTATTTATGAAGCGGGAAACAGTTTTAAAAAAATAAATAATATTGATATAGCCATCGTGCCCGTAGTCGGAGTTGATGGTAATTTGCAAAGAATAGGTTTCGGCAGAGGGATGTATGATCGTTTCTTTTCCAAATTAAAAAAAAGACCATATACGATTTTTACACAAGCTAAAATTTGTTTTACAAAAGAATATATATGTGACCATTACGATGTTACGGGTGATATGCTACTAAGTACGGATGCAAGGCTTATCAAGAAATAG
- a CDS encoding TlpA family protein disulfide reductase yields MLNKSLVYITLILSLTFFTACSSDNEANDMLASNEFVLTTTDAKQIVVKKNDKDGFSIDGQNGKVIVFDIFATWCPPCQASASHLTSLQEKYKDKILVIGSTVERPEFTKEGNIVNDKLEEFRLKHNAKYTIVNSDQNLRLNNAITSSLKMGERYPIPTVVLYKDGKYINHYVGSIQEEFIESDIKRALEI; encoded by the coding sequence ATGCTTAATAAATCACTAGTTTATATCACCCTAATATTATCTTTAACATTTTTTACAGCTTGTAGTTCCGATAATGAAGCTAATGATATGTTGGCTTCAAACGAATTTGTTTTAACGACTACCGATGCCAAACAGATTGTTGTAAAAAAGAATGATAAAGACGGTTTTAGCATTGATGGACAAAACGGAAAAGTTATAGTATTTGATATATTTGCAACATGGTGTCCGCCATGTCAAGCTTCAGCTTCACATCTTACATCTTTACAAGAAAAATACAAAGACAAAATACTTGTAATAGGCTCAACCGTAGAACGCCCAGAATTTACTAAAGAGGGTAATATCGTTAACGATAAACTTGAAGAGTTTAGATTAAAACATAACGCTAAATATACTATAGTTAATTCTGACCAAAATCTAAGACTTAACAATGCAATTACTTCAAGTTTAAAAATGGGAGAACGTTACCCTATTCCTACCGTTGTTTTGTATAAAGACGGAAAGTATATAAACCACTATGTCGGAAGCATACAAGAAGAGTTTATTGAGAGTGATATAAAAAGGGCTTTGGAAATATAG